DNA from Kitasatospora acidiphila:
ATCATCACCGGGTCGCCGGCCGGCACCACCACACCGTCCCCACCTCGATCGGCTCGGCGGCGAACCGGAACAGGAAGTTGCTGGTCGGCGGCGTCCACCGGAGCGACTCCTCGACCACCGCGTCCCAGCCCACCTCCCCGGAGCGGACCAGCGCCAGCTGGTCGGGGTGGCCGAGCAGGGCCCGCACCGCGTTGGTGATCAGGTTGACCGTGGTCTCGTGCCCGGCCGCGATGATCACCCGGATGGTGGCCGCCGCCTCCTCGTCGGTGAGCGCGCTGCCCTCCAGGTCGGCCGCGAGCAGCGCGCTCGCCAGGTCGTCGCGGGGCGCCGCCCGGCGCTGCCGCACCACGTCGTTGACGAAGGCGTTGAGGGCCGCGATGGTGGCCTGGATGCCGGCCGGATCGGGCACGCTGCTCAGGAACACCTCGTACAGGCCGCGCAGATACCCGTGGTCGGCCGGGTCGAGCCCGAGCAGCGAGCCGATCACCGACATCGGCAGCGGGAACGCGAAGGCGTTCTTCAGGTCCACCACCGGCTCACCCGCTGCCAGCTTGTCCAGCAACTGCCCTGTCAACAGCTCAACTTGAGGGCGCATCAGCTCTACCCGGCGCGGCGTGAACGCCTGCGCCACCAGCGCGCGCAGCCGCCGGTGCTCCTCCCCGTCGGTGGTGACCATGCTCGGCCCGGGCACCGCCAGCCCGATCAGCGGCCAGTCGCGCGGCACCTCGCCGCGTTGCAGGGCGGCCCACTGCTTGGCGTCCTTGACCAGCCGGTGGTCCGTCAGCAGCGCCCGGGCCGCGGCGTGCTGGGTGACCGCCCAGGCCGGCACCCCGCCGGGCAGCAGCACCCGCACCACCGACCCGGCCGCCCGCAGCAGCGCGCCCTCCCCGGCGCTGTCCCGCGCGAACGGGTCCAGCGCTATGACCGCTTGAGTCAACGGAAAGCCCCTCCTCCTGTGTTGGCGGCCGGGGTGAAGCTCACGGGCAGCGCCACCAGCGCCCGCACCCAGGCCGAGGGCCGCCAGACCAGGGCGTGTTCGGCCACGGCCAGCCCCAGGTCGGGCAGCCGGTCGAGCAGCACCTCGATGGCGGTGGCGGCGATCACCTCGGCGGCCTCCTGCGCGGGGAACGGGCAGCGGTGCTCACCGTGCGAGAAGCTCAGGTGCGCGTGGTTGCCCTCCGGCGCCGAGCCGTCGGGCGACCGCACCGCCGGGTCCGCGTTGGCCCCGGCGAAGCCGAGCAGCAGCATGTCGCCCGCAGCGATCTTCTGCCCACCCAGCTGGGTGTCGCGGATCGCCCACCGGCCCGCGAAGTTCTGGGTCGGGGTGTCCTCCCAGAGCGCCTCGGTGAGCGCCTGGCCGACGCTGCGCCGTCCGCCCGAGAGCGAGGCCGCGAACCGCTCGTCGGTCAGCATCAGCCGCAGTGCGTTGGCGATCCAGTAGGCGGTCGGCTGGTGCCCGGCGATCAGCAGCACCCGCAGGTCGCGGATCACCTCGTCGTCGGTCAGCCCGGCCGGGTGCACCAGCAGCCGCGAGGTGACGTCGGCGCCCGGCCGGGCCCGCTTGGCCTCCACCAGCTCCGTCATCACGGCGATGAGCCGCTGCGCCCCTGCTGGGCGTTGGCCCCGCCGTCCAGCATGTCCAGCAGCCCCTGGATCAGCACCGGCACCTGGGACGGGTCCAGGCCGAGCATCCAGCAGAGCACCAGCAGCGGCATCCGGTGCGCGTACTCGGCGACCAGATCGGCCTCGCCCCGGCCGGCGAAGTCGTCGATCAGCCGGTCGGCGACCCGCTCGCAGTAGGTCTTCAGCTCGTACGGGTCGACGGCGGCCAGGGCCTCGGTGATCGCCGCCGAGCGGCGCTGGTGCTCGCTGCCCTCGGCGTAGAGGATCGACGGCACCGCGGCCATCATCGGCCGCAGCGGCCAGTCCTCGGGATCGACGGCCAGGCGTTCCAGCGCCTGGAGTCGCGGCCGAAGATCTTGGGCTGGCTGGTCACCAACTGCAGCTCGCGATAGCCGATCACCAGCCAGGCCGGTACCCCGCCGGCCAGCTCCACCGGGGCCACCGGCCCGTGCGCGGCCCGCAGTTCGCGGTACACCTGACCGGGGTCGGTCTGGAAGCGCGGCCCGTACAGCGGCGCGCCGCCGCGGTGCGCCGGGCAGCCGGGGGGCGGGGTGGTCGCCGGTTCGGTCACGAGAAGTCCTCCACATCAGCGTCGGCCGGCCCGTACCGGGCCTCGGCCAGCTCGGTCAGGTGGCGGACCAGGGTGATCAGCACCTGCTTGCCGGACTCCTTCTCACGGGCGTCGCAGTCCAGCAGCGGCACCTCGGGCGACAGGTCGAGCGCCTCGCGGACCTGCTCCAGGGTGTGCCGGGGCGACTCGAAGTTGTTGCGCGCCACCACGAACGGCATCCCGTGGTGCTCCAGCCGGTCGATGGCGTAGAACGAGTCCTCCAGCCGCCGCGGGTCGACCAGCACCACCGCGCCGAGCGCGCCGGAGAACAGCCGGTCCCAGAGGAACCAGAACCGCTCCTGCCCGGGCGCGCCGAACAGGTAGAGCACGCTCTCGGCGGAGAGGGTGATCCGGCCGAAGTCGAACGCGACCGTGGTGGACCGCTTGTCCGCCACCGCCGACGGGTCGTCGACCCCCACGCCGGCCTTGGTCATCACCTCTTCGGTGGTGAGCGGACGGATCTCGCTGACCGAGCCGACCAGGGTGGTCTTGCCGACGCCGAAGCCGCCGACCACGACGATCTTCCAGGCGTTGTCGGCGGTGCTGCGCAGCGGCGTACGGGCGGGGCGAGCGGCTTCGACGACGGCGGTGCCGGAAGCACCGGACGTGCCGGAAGCACCGGAGGTACCGGAGTCCTTGGAGCCGACGGCGGTGTCAGCGACACCGAACGTGTCAGAGCCGTTGGAGTCCATGCAGCACCTGCTTCAGCGTGTCGACGTCGGGCAACCGGTTGGTCCGCGGGGCGAA
Protein-coding regions in this window:
- a CDS encoding GTP-binding protein, with the protein product MDSNGSDTFGVADTAVGSKDSGTSGASGTSGASGTAVVEAARPARTPLRSTADNAWKIVVVGGFGVGKTTLVGSVSEIRPLTTEEVMTKAGVGVDDPSAVADKRSTTVAFDFGRITLSAESVLYLFGAPGQERFWFLWDRLFSGALGAVVLVDPRRLEDSFYAIDRLEHHGMPFVVARNNFESPRHTLEQVREALDLSPEVPLLDCDAREKESGKQVLITLVRHLTELAEARYGPADADVEDFS